Proteins from one Tenrec ecaudatus isolate mTenEca1 chromosome 8, mTenEca1.hap1, whole genome shotgun sequence genomic window:
- the HMGB2 gene encoding high mobility group protein B2 codes for MGKGDPNKPRGKMSSYAFFVQTCREEHKKKHPDSSVNFAEFSKKCSERWKTMSAKEKSKFEDMAKSDKARYDREMKNYVPPKGDKKGKKKDPNAPKRPPSAFFLFCSEHRPKIKSEHPGLSIGDTAKKLGEMWSEQSAKDKQPYEQKAAKLKEKYEKDIAAYRAKGKSEAGKKGPGRPTGSKKKNEPEDEEEEEEEDEDDEEEEDEDEE; via the exons ATGGGCAAAGGAGACCCCAACAAGCCGCGGGGCAAGATGTCCTCGTACGCCTTCTTCGTGCAGACGTGCCGGGAAGAGCACAAGAAGAAGCACCCGGACTCCTCGGTCAACTTCGCCGAGTTCTCCAAGAAGTGTTCTGAGAGATGGAAG ACCATGTCTGCAAAGGAGAAGTCGAAGTTTGAAGATATGGCAAAAAGTGACAAAGCACGCTATGACAGGGAGATGAAAAATTACGTGCCTCCCAAAGGCGataagaagggaaagaaaaaagatcccAATGCCCCTAAAAGACCGCC ATCTGCTTTCTTCCTGTTCTGCTCCGAACATCGCCCAAAGATCAAAAGTGAACACCCAGGCTTGTCCATTGGGGATACTGCAAAAAAATTGGGTGAAATGTGGTCTGAGCAATCAGCCAAAGATAAACAACCCTATGAACAGAAAGCAGCCAAGCTAAAGGAGAAATATGAAAAG GATATTGCTGCATACCGCGCCAAGGGCAAAAGTGAAGCAGGAAAGAAGGGCCCTGGCAGGCCCACAGGTTCAAAGAAGAAGAATGAACCagaagatgaagaggaggaggaggaagaggatgaaGATGATGAGGAAGAAGAGGATGAAGATGAAGAATAA